GCCAGTTGGTGGCCGCTTCAAGCGGCGCAGGCGGGCGTCTGGCGCCGGACTCTGCTTGCGTCACATTGTAGTAGTAGTCCACCAAATCGGCATTTTTGTATACGCCGCCAATCTCTATACCTGCGGCGCCCCAAGACCAGGCGAAGGACTTTCTGGCACTGAGTTGCCACTCATAGCCGTTGTGTACACCGGTGATGTCGTAAAACACCCCTGTTGTCAGGTCGAACACGGGCGTGTACCAGGTTGCGCTGAGACCGCCGAGATAAGACAGATTGCGCTCTACCGGCTCAAGTTTGGGCGGCTCAACCCCCGGACGAACTATGGGGCCGGTATTGGGTTTGTAGCCGAGGATGTCCGACAGCAACAACTTACCAAATCCATCGTACTCAAAATAGATACCGTCATCGTTTAACTGTCCCTGTACATCTACACTCAACCAGTCGGTTTCGTAGAGGCTGTATCCCAGGGTGAAATTCTCAACGTAAAAGTCTTCGCCGTAGTAATACCAGCTTGGCAGTACATAGGTGGTGATGTCTTCGGTTTTTTTGCGGGGGTTTTCAAGTATCCCATAGCCAAGGGCCAGCGAGACCTGCCAGTCTCCCGGAGTCACTGTTTGCAACTCTTCCGCTTTCACGGGGAAAGCCAGAGACAGCATCAGCATAAACAGTATCAGGGGTTTCATGGGTTATTTCTTATTAGCGCTTTTGGAATAAGTTTGTGTGTTTTTCGGGCTCTTTGCCCAGAGATTATCACGATAATCTGTGCTCTCCAGCAAATACTGGAAAAGGCTACAAAATGCTACATCCAGTCGAAGTGTTTTGATTTTGTATCAGTTGTTAAATTTGTCTACAAAATGCTACATCAAAGTGTTGAGGTTCTTTCTTCAGACGGTGCTTAGATGATGCCTTCC
This sequence is a window from Shewanella zhangzhouensis. Protein-coding genes within it:
- a CDS encoding MipA/OmpV family protein produces the protein MKPLILFMLMLSLAFPVKAEELQTVTPGDWQVSLALGYGILENPRKKTEDITTYVLPSWYYYGEDFYVENFTLGYSLYETDWLSVDVQGQLNDDGIYFEYDGFGKLLLSDILGYKPNTGPIVRPGVEPPKLEPVERNLSYLGGLSATWYTPVFDLTTGVFYDITGVHNGYEWQLSARKSFAWSWGAAGIEIGGVYKNADLVDYYYNVTQAESGARRPPAPLEAATNWHVKGVLNIPLSDSLNFILTVNHTRLGKAIRESALIERDDLFSGFAGVSYSF